The genomic segment CGCCATCGCCGTTGCCGATCGCTATTTTCTGCACGATGCCAGCGAGCCGAGCCCCGGCAAAGTGATAGGTCTCGCGTGATTTACGACGTCACTCACCTCACCAGTTATGAGTACGAGCTGCCGGTGGCCTCGGCCGATTTCATGCTGTGCCTGACGCCGCATGAGGGCAATGGCCAGCATGTGATCAACACGCGCATCGAGATCGATCCGCCGGCAATGGATTTGCAAGCGCGCCAGGATTTCTTCGGCAATCGCACGACGGTGCTGAAAATCGCCCGGCCGCATCAGGCGCTGGACATCCGCACCGTGTCGCGGATCCAGGTGGACCGGCCACAGGCGCCGGCGGCGGCTCTGACGCGCCCCTGGGAAAGAGTGGCGCAGGACGCGCTGAATGCGCCGTCGCTTGGCCCGCAATCGCCGGTGCATTTCCTCTATGCCAGCCGGCTGGCGCATCTCTATGCGCCGGCGACCCAGTTCGCGCGCGTCAGCTTCATGCCCGGCCGCCCGGTGCTCGAGGCTGGCATTGAACTGATGACGCGCATTCGCGACGAATTCCGCTATGTGCCGGGCACGACGGCGATCTCGACGCCGTTGGCGCAGGTCTTCGATCAGCGCAGCGGCGTCTGTCAGGATTTCGCCCATATCATGATCGCCGGCCTGCGTGGCCTTGGCCTCTCGGCCGCTTATGTGAGCGGCTATATCCGCACCATTACACCGCCGGGACGACCGCGCTTGCAGGGCGCTGACGCGTCTCACGCCTGGGTGTCGTTGTGGTGCGGCGCCGAA from the Beijerinckia sp. 28-YEA-48 genome contains:
- a CDS encoding transglutaminase family protein, giving the protein MIYDVTHLTSYEYELPVASADFMLCLTPHEGNGQHVINTRIEIDPPAMDLQARQDFFGNRTTVLKIARPHQALDIRTVSRIQVDRPQAPAAALTRPWERVAQDALNAPSLGPQSPVHFLYASRLAHLYAPATQFARVSFMPGRPVLEAGIELMTRIRDEFRYVPGTTAISTPLAQVFDQRSGVCQDFAHIMIAGLRGLGLSAAYVSGYIRTITPPGRPRLQGADASHAWVSLWCGAEFGWIGLDPTNALLIGDDHVEVATGRDYSDVSPVKGVFIGSGRDSLTVSVDVAPV